Proteins encoded by one window of Gordonia jinghuaiqii:
- the mfd gene encoding transcription-repair coupling factor: MSKPRALSGLAALACADKSFREVHERREERRLDITAPDAARPFLVSCMAADAQTPLLVVSANGREADDLTAELGELLDDADAVAQFPSWETLPHERLSPSADTVGQRLAVLHRLANPGDNPLRIVVTTVRSLVQPMAPGLADVATVTLREGIEVDFDALLAQLVEMAYERVDMVGRRGEFAVRGGILDVFPTTADHPVRVEFWGDEITEMRAFSVADQRSQPEVETTEVRIHPGRELLLTEKVRARAGDLAAANPDDPTLTEMLGKLTEGIPVEGMEALIPALVDGEMQLLTEVIPASMRVLILDPEKVRTRASDLSKTGAEFLEASWTAAAMGAQAPIDGRSSESIGIDLQASAYRPLDEVRTTTLATGRQWWTLSPLATGSGDELELDLGPGPAPRGDEREIAATFAQLRAHVADGKTAAIVVAGKGTAQRVGERLSEAEVPYVIAEPGHRPEPGEVAVFCAPLRAGIVCPDAGLVVVAEADLTGTRVANVRDGRKLPAKRRNQVDPLALAAGDLVVHDQHGIGKFVEMIERTVSGARREYLVLEYASSKRGQPADRLYVPMDALDQLSRYVGGEQPSLSKLGGSDWQNTKRKARKAVREIAGELVQLYAARHAAPGHAFGPDTPWQQEMEDAFDFTETVDQLTVIAEVKADMERPVPMDRVVVGDVGYGKTEIAVRAAFKAVQDGKQVAVLVPTTILAQQHLQTFTERMSGFPVRVRGLSRFTDPKESREIIQAMANGEVDVVIGTHRLLQTGIVWKDLGLVIVDEEQRFGVEHKEHIKSLRTHVDVLTMSATPIPRTLEMSMAGIREMSTILTPPEERHPVLTYVGAYAPKQVAAAIRRELLRDGQVFYVHNRVSTIDKTARDIAAMIPEARVIVAHGQMGEDQLERTVSGFWNREYDVLVCTTIIETGLDISNANTLIVDRAENFGISQLHQLRGRVGRSRERGYAYLLYSPDRPLTETAYDRLATIAQNNELGAGMAVALKDLELRGAGNVLGAEQSGHVAGVGFDLYVRLVGEAVEAYRAAADGKPVETQETGEVRVDLPVDAHIPVEYVDSDRLRLEAYRKLASAADDAAVDSVLVELNDRYGPPPVETTRLASIARLRLRCRERGVAEIGLAGQGLKISPMQLLDSEQVRLRRLYPSATFRATTSVVTLPIPRTGGVGSARLRDDELIEFVTTFLTQIKPDPNG, from the coding sequence CCCTTCCTGGTCTCGTGCATGGCCGCCGATGCGCAGACGCCGCTGCTGGTCGTCTCGGCCAACGGTCGTGAGGCCGACGATCTGACCGCGGAACTCGGTGAACTCCTCGACGACGCCGATGCCGTCGCGCAGTTCCCCTCGTGGGAGACGCTGCCGCACGAGCGGCTCTCGCCCAGCGCCGACACCGTCGGTCAGCGACTCGCGGTACTCCATCGACTGGCCAACCCCGGCGACAATCCGCTGCGCATCGTGGTCACCACGGTTCGTTCGTTGGTCCAGCCGATGGCCCCCGGTCTCGCCGACGTCGCCACCGTGACCCTGCGGGAGGGCATCGAGGTCGACTTCGACGCCCTGCTGGCCCAGTTGGTCGAGATGGCCTACGAGCGTGTCGACATGGTCGGACGACGCGGCGAGTTCGCCGTTCGCGGCGGCATCCTCGACGTCTTCCCGACCACCGCCGACCACCCTGTGCGAGTGGAGTTCTGGGGCGACGAGATCACCGAGATGCGTGCCTTCTCGGTGGCCGACCAGCGCAGCCAGCCCGAGGTCGAGACCACCGAGGTGCGTATCCACCCGGGCCGGGAGCTGCTGCTGACCGAGAAAGTCCGTGCGCGCGCGGGCGATCTCGCGGCGGCCAACCCCGACGACCCGACCCTCACCGAGATGCTCGGCAAGCTGACCGAGGGAATTCCGGTGGAGGGCATGGAGGCCCTGATCCCCGCGCTCGTCGACGGTGAGATGCAGTTGCTGACCGAGGTGATCCCGGCGTCGATGCGTGTGCTCATCCTCGACCCCGAGAAGGTGCGGACGCGGGCGTCGGACCTGTCGAAGACAGGCGCGGAGTTCCTCGAGGCGTCCTGGACCGCGGCAGCCATGGGTGCGCAGGCGCCGATCGACGGCCGGTCGTCGGAGAGCATCGGCATCGACCTGCAGGCCAGCGCCTACCGGCCGCTCGACGAGGTGCGTACGACGACTCTCGCGACCGGGCGGCAGTGGTGGACGCTCAGTCCGCTCGCGACCGGCAGCGGCGACGAACTCGAACTCGACCTGGGCCCGGGGCCCGCACCCCGTGGCGACGAACGTGAGATCGCGGCGACCTTCGCGCAGTTGCGCGCCCATGTCGCCGACGGCAAGACCGCGGCGATCGTCGTCGCGGGCAAGGGCACCGCGCAGCGCGTCGGGGAGCGGCTGTCCGAGGCCGAGGTGCCCTACGTGATCGCCGAGCCCGGGCACCGTCCGGAGCCCGGGGAGGTGGCGGTCTTCTGTGCGCCGCTGCGCGCGGGCATCGTGTGTCCCGACGCCGGTCTGGTGGTGGTCGCCGAGGCCGACCTCACCGGTACGCGCGTCGCCAATGTCCGTGACGGACGCAAACTTCCGGCCAAGCGTCGCAACCAGGTCGATCCGCTCGCGCTGGCCGCGGGTGACCTCGTCGTGCACGACCAGCACGGCATCGGCAAGTTCGTCGAGATGATCGAGCGCACCGTCTCGGGGGCGCGCCGCGAGTACCTCGTCCTGGAGTACGCGTCGAGCAAGCGCGGGCAGCCGGCCGACCGGCTCTACGTGCCCATGGACGCCCTGGATCAGTTGTCCCGCTATGTCGGCGGCGAGCAGCCGTCGCTGTCCAAGCTCGGCGGGTCGGACTGGCAGAACACCAAACGCAAGGCGCGCAAGGCTGTTCGGGAGATCGCCGGGGAGTTGGTGCAGCTGTACGCGGCCCGCCACGCCGCCCCCGGTCACGCCTTCGGCCCCGACACCCCGTGGCAACAGGAGATGGAAGACGCCTTCGACTTCACCGAGACCGTCGATCAGCTGACCGTCATCGCCGAGGTCAAGGCGGACATGGAACGCCCCGTCCCGATGGATCGCGTCGTGGTCGGCGACGTCGGCTACGGTAAGACCGAGATCGCGGTCCGGGCGGCGTTCAAAGCCGTGCAGGACGGCAAGCAGGTCGCGGTCCTCGTGCCGACAACCATTCTCGCGCAACAGCATCTGCAGACCTTCACCGAGCGCATGAGCGGCTTCCCGGTGCGCGTCCGTGGCCTGTCGCGGTTCACCGATCCCAAGGAATCCCGCGAGATCATCCAGGCGATGGCCAACGGTGAGGTCGACGTGGTCATCGGTACGCACCGGCTCCTGCAGACCGGAATCGTCTGGAAGGACCTCGGTCTGGTCATCGTCGACGAGGAGCAGCGCTTCGGTGTGGAGCACAAGGAGCACATCAAGTCGCTGCGCACCCACGTCGACGTGCTGACCATGTCGGCGACCCCGATCCCGCGCACACTGGAGATGTCGATGGCCGGCATCCGCGAGATGTCGACGATCCTCACCCCGCCCGAGGAGCGGCATCCCGTGCTCACCTATGTGGGTGCCTACGCACCCAAACAGGTGGCCGCCGCCATCCGGCGTGAACTCCTGCGCGACGGGCAGGTGTTCTACGTGCACAACCGTGTGTCGACCATCGACAAGACGGCCAGGGACATCGCGGCGATGATTCCGGAGGCGAGAGTCATTGTCGCACATGGCCAGATGGGGGAGGATCAGCTCGAACGAACGGTCTCGGGGTTCTGGAACCGCGAATACGACGTGCTGGTCTGTACGACGATCATCGAGACCGGTCTGGACATCTCCAACGCCAACACGCTCATCGTCGACCGCGCCGAGAACTTCGGTATCTCGCAGCTGCACCAGCTGCGCGGTCGGGTGGGGCGCAGCCGTGAACGCGGGTACGCCTACCTGCTCTACAGCCCCGACCGTCCGCTGACCGAGACCGCCTACGACCGGCTGGCGACGATCGCGCAGAACAACGAGCTCGGTGCCGGTATGGCGGTGGCGCTCAAGGACCTCGAGCTGCGTGGAGCCGGAAACGTGCTCGGCGCAGAACAATCCGGTCACGTCGCCGGTGTCGGCTTCGACCTGTACGTGCGGCTCGTCGGTGAGGCCGTCGAGGCCTACCGTGCTGCGGCCGACGGCAAGCCGGTCGAAACGCAGGAGACCGGGGAGGTGCGCGTCGACCTACCTGTCGACGCGCACATCCCGGTCGAGTACGTCGACTCCGACCGTCTGCGCCTCGAGGCGTACCGCAAGCTCGCCTCGGCCGCCGACGACGCCGCCGTGGATTCGGTGCTCGTCGAACTCAACGACCGCTACGGCCCGCCGCCGGTCGAGACCACCCGGCTCGCCTCGATCGCGCGACTGCGCCTGCGCTGCCGTGAACGCGGTGTCGCCGAGATCGGGCTGGCGGGGCAGGGTCTCAAGATCTCACCGATGCAGTTGCTCGACAGCGAACAGGTGCGCCTGCGCCGGCTCTACCCGTCGGCGACCTTCCGGGCGACGACCTCGGTGGTCACCCTGCCGATCCCGCGTACCGGAGGCGTGGGCTCGGCGCGGCTGCGCGACGACGAGCTCATCGAGTTCGTGACCACGTTCCTGACCCAGATCAAGCCGGATCCGAACGGCTGA
- a CDS encoding MazG family protein: MTVVLLDPAQPDLIPIRARGRLSGPVKVTEDVPAAMLWELDHVEPVFEDSADNGDSDGGDSVLVSTDPGHPLVRARIARGEEVIAAATKPPEQPASGTALLESVALMDTLRRNGPWESTQTHHSLRRYLLEEVYELLDAIESGDPVELKEELGDLLLQVLFHARIAADDPDAPFDIDDVARSFTSKVMGRTPGVLSGAHSDLETQIREWEEHKAAEKQRGSVLDGVATTQPALALLQKVLERLTAAGYPVETIPAETLTVTVVAGDDSVEAQARDRALALMAQVRAAEARAAEIGVVLDSRGAWESVLEPEA; encoded by the coding sequence ATGACGGTGGTGCTGCTGGACCCGGCACAGCCCGACCTGATCCCCATCCGCGCGCGCGGACGGTTGTCCGGGCCGGTGAAGGTCACCGAGGACGTTCCCGCCGCCATGCTGTGGGAGCTCGACCACGTCGAACCCGTCTTCGAGGACTCGGCCGACAACGGAGACTCGGACGGCGGCGACTCGGTATTGGTCAGCACCGACCCCGGCCACCCGCTCGTGCGGGCCAGGATCGCCCGCGGCGAGGAGGTCATCGCGGCCGCGACGAAGCCGCCGGAGCAGCCGGCGTCGGGCACCGCGCTCCTCGAGTCCGTCGCGCTCATGGACACGCTGCGCCGTAACGGGCCGTGGGAGAGCACCCAGACGCACCACTCGTTGCGCCGCTACCTGCTCGAAGAGGTCTACGAGCTCCTCGACGCAATCGAATCGGGTGACCCCGTCGAGCTCAAAGAGGAGCTCGGGGACCTGCTGCTGCAGGTCCTCTTCCACGCCCGGATCGCCGCTGACGACCCCGACGCCCCGTTCGACATCGACGACGTCGCACGCAGTTTCACCTCCAAGGTCATGGGCCGCACACCCGGTGTGCTGTCCGGCGCACATTCCGACCTCGAGACCCAGATCCGCGAATGGGAAGAACACAAGGCCGCCGAGAAGCAGCGCGGTTCGGTGCTCGACGGCGTCGCCACGACGCAGCCCGCGCTGGCGCTGCTGCAGAAGGTCCTCGAAAGGCTCACCGCCGCAGGCTATCCGGTGGAGACGATTCCGGCCGAGACGCTGACGGTCACCGTTGTGGCCGGCGATGACAGCGTCGAGGCGCAGGCACGTGACCGCGCGCTCGCGCTGATGGCTCAGGTGCGCGCCGCGGAGGCCCGCGCCGCCGAGATCGGTGTCGTCCTGGATTCGCGCGGGGCGTGGGAGAGCGTGCTGGAGCCGGAGGCCTGA
- the efeB gene encoding iron uptake transporter deferrochelatase/peroxidase subunit — protein MTDPTSDPQTPPAAEPPTPPAADASGRPPRRGLSRRAMIGGAGAGLAAAAGGVAIGRASATSEPRSQIVGFRGAHQAGIVTAAQDRLHFASFDVVTESRDELIAMLRRWTDAAERMTRGEETVADGATGLGDYTPPADTGEALGLSASNLTLTIGFGPGLFGPGAAAPDRPDRFGIADRRPAALVDLPMFAAEKIDPARSYGDICVQACADDPQVAVHAIRNLARMAFGVVAVRWSQLGFGRTSATTQSQSTPRNLFGFKDGTNNLRAEDTDLLDRWVWVSPQDNPPAAQWMTGGTYLVARRIRMDIEPWDRAHLLEQEQIVGRTKAAGAPLGKTDEFDDPDFLVTSGRTPVIPRDSHVRLAHPDNLGGVRILRRGYNFTDGSDGFGHLDAGLFFIAFNRDTGKQFVPMQQTLSRKDAMTEYLIPNGSAVFAIPPGLQPGEWWGQRLFE, from the coding sequence GTGACCGATCCGACGTCAGATCCCCAGACACCGCCGGCAGCGGAGCCACCGACACCGCCGGCGGCGGATGCCTCCGGGCGCCCGCCGCGGCGCGGTCTCTCGCGACGGGCGATGATCGGGGGTGCCGGCGCCGGACTCGCCGCCGCCGCGGGCGGGGTGGCCATCGGCCGGGCTTCGGCGACCTCGGAGCCGCGCTCCCAGATCGTCGGGTTCCGGGGCGCGCACCAGGCCGGGATCGTCACCGCCGCGCAGGACCGGCTGCATTTCGCGAGCTTCGACGTCGTGACCGAGTCGCGCGACGAGCTGATCGCCATGCTCCGCCGGTGGACCGATGCCGCCGAACGGATGACGCGCGGCGAAGAGACCGTCGCCGACGGGGCGACCGGGCTCGGCGACTACACACCCCCGGCCGACACCGGCGAGGCACTCGGCCTGAGTGCGTCGAACCTGACCCTGACCATCGGATTCGGTCCGGGCCTGTTCGGTCCCGGCGCCGCGGCACCCGACCGGCCGGATCGGTTCGGCATCGCCGACCGCAGACCTGCTGCACTCGTGGATCTTCCGATGTTCGCGGCGGAGAAGATCGACCCGGCGCGCTCCTACGGCGACATCTGTGTGCAGGCCTGCGCCGACGACCCGCAGGTCGCCGTCCACGCGATCCGGAACCTGGCCCGCATGGCGTTCGGAGTCGTCGCGGTGCGCTGGTCGCAGCTCGGGTTCGGCCGGACCTCGGCGACCACCCAGTCGCAGTCCACGCCCCGAAACCTGTTCGGGTTCAAGGACGGAACCAACAATCTGCGAGCCGAGGACACCGACCTCCTCGACCGCTGGGTGTGGGTGTCTCCGCAGGACAACCCGCCGGCTGCGCAGTGGATGACCGGTGGCACCTACCTCGTCGCCCGACGCATCAGGATGGACATCGAACCCTGGGACCGGGCACACCTGCTGGAGCAGGAACAGATCGTCGGGCGCACCAAGGCCGCGGGCGCTCCCCTGGGCAAGACCGACGAGTTCGACGACCCCGACTTCCTCGTGACCTCCGGCCGCACACCGGTCATCCCCCGGGACTCGCACGTGCGCCTTGCACATCCGGACAATCTCGGTGGCGTCCGGATTCTGCGTCGTGGCTACAACTTCACCGACGGCTCCGACGGCTTCGGCCACCTCGACGCCGGGTTGTTCTTCATCGCCTTCAACCGCGACACCGGCAAGCAGTTCGTGCCGATGCAGCAGACGCTGTCCCGCAAGGACGCGATGACCGAGTACCTGATCCCGAACGGCTCGGCGGTGTTCGCGATCCCGCCCGGACTGCAGCCCGGCGAGTGGTGGGGTCAGCGGCTGTTCGAGTGA
- the efeO gene encoding iron uptake system protein EfeO: MNRRTVVAAGAAAVAVVPVLLTGCTEKSSADGAIAVTSTNDACDLASAEATTGDVDFAVTNSGNKVTEFYVYGNNNRVLGEVENIGPGLSSNLTVEIVEPGTYTVACKPGMVGNGIRSEISVGGERKEKADVPADVTAAKAQYLEYVRNQLNTLHSQVSEFVGNVKSGNLDAARAQFGLARTPYERIEPVAESFPDLDPAVDMRWDDTEDGTLPFTGFHRIERFLWPPQPAEIGNAPGQITPADAENAKKTDNAATIAPVADQLLADVTTLRDEVNSPDFEFETASFVKGPQALIDEVAATKIDGEEDRYSHTDLWDFAGNVDGSETAIATLQPIISAKDPALMDKITAQFAAVRDSVNKYRSGDGYVSYTEVTPEQRKELSNQIDALSSTLSQVPGIVLQQ; the protein is encoded by the coding sequence GTGAATCGCAGAACCGTGGTGGCCGCAGGTGCGGCCGCGGTCGCAGTCGTACCCGTACTCCTGACGGGTTGTACCGAGAAGAGCAGCGCCGACGGCGCCATCGCGGTCACCTCGACGAACGACGCCTGCGATCTCGCGAGCGCCGAGGCGACCACGGGCGACGTCGATTTCGCGGTGACCAACTCCGGCAACAAGGTCACCGAGTTCTACGTGTACGGCAACAACAACCGCGTCCTCGGTGAGGTCGAGAACATCGGGCCGGGCCTGTCGAGCAACCTGACCGTCGAGATCGTCGAACCGGGCACCTACACCGTGGCCTGCAAGCCGGGGATGGTCGGCAACGGTATCCGCAGCGAGATCTCGGTGGGCGGCGAGCGCAAGGAGAAAGCCGACGTCCCCGCGGACGTGACCGCGGCGAAGGCCCAGTATCTCGAGTACGTCCGAAACCAGCTGAACACCCTGCATTCCCAGGTGTCGGAGTTCGTCGGCAACGTCAAGTCCGGCAACCTCGACGCCGCCCGCGCCCAGTTCGGCCTGGCGCGCACCCCGTACGAACGCATCGAGCCGGTCGCCGAATCGTTCCCCGACCTCGATCCCGCGGTCGACATGCGCTGGGACGACACCGAGGACGGCACCCTGCCGTTCACCGGATTCCACCGGATCGAGCGATTCCTCTGGCCGCCGCAGCCCGCCGAGATCGGGAACGCACCGGGTCAGATCACCCCGGCCGACGCCGAGAACGCGAAGAAGACCGACAACGCCGCGACCATCGCCCCGGTCGCCGACCAGTTGCTCGCCGACGTGACCACGCTGCGCGACGAGGTCAACTCCCCCGACTTCGAGTTCGAGACAGCGTCTTTCGTGAAGGGACCGCAGGCCCTGATCGACGAGGTCGCCGCCACCAAGATCGACGGCGAGGAGGACCGGTACTCCCACACCGACCTCTGGGACTTCGCGGGCAACGTCGACGGCTCGGAGACCGCCATCGCCACCTTGCAGCCGATCATCTCCGCCAAGGATCCGGCACTGATGGACAAGATCACCGCCCAGTTCGCCGCGGTACGCGATTCGGTGAACAAGTACCGCTCGGGTGACGGCTACGTCTCCTACACCGAGGTGACCCCCGAACAGCGCAAGGAACTCTCCAACCAGATCGACGCGCTGTCCTCCACGCTGTCCCAGGTACCCGGGATCGTGTTGCAGCAGTGA
- the efeU gene encoding iron uptake transporter permease EfeU: MVSVSFVASGGTLFAAADSAPSTFTQMFGSGLIGLREGLETGIVVMVLVAYVVKTGRRDALKWIWAGVGAAVVMVVVVFFVIHFGTSTMTPLAAETIAGVASLVAVVIVTFMVLWMSKAASHISADLQSGMSQALVAGRASVMGLAFLAVGREGFETALLMVGYAESVAGGLWPLVGLLLGVLAAVVLTVLIYQGAVRLNFRVFFTYTGIFLIFVAAGILTYGVGALQTVGWLPGFNAVAFDVSAGYDASSWYGTILGGIFNFRPDPTALQVIVWIVYVAVVLTLFLRRQASGRRARPHTDPADAETASPAVTTNPAQSPASAETATERNPQ, encoded by the coding sequence ATGGTGTCAGTGTCTTTCGTCGCCTCGGGCGGCACGTTGTTCGCGGCTGCGGACTCCGCGCCCTCGACGTTCACCCAGATGTTCGGCAGTGGCCTCATCGGTCTCCGCGAAGGTCTTGAAACGGGCATAGTGGTCATGGTTCTCGTGGCCTACGTCGTGAAGACCGGCCGACGAGATGCGCTCAAGTGGATCTGGGCCGGTGTCGGCGCCGCGGTCGTCATGGTCGTCGTGGTCTTCTTCGTGATCCATTTCGGCACCTCGACCATGACGCCGCTCGCGGCCGAGACCATCGCCGGTGTCGCGTCACTGGTCGCCGTCGTGATCGTCACGTTCATGGTGCTGTGGATGAGCAAGGCGGCCTCGCACATCTCCGCCGACCTCCAGAGCGGGATGTCGCAGGCCCTCGTCGCCGGCCGGGCGTCGGTGATGGGGCTGGCGTTCCTCGCCGTCGGGCGCGAGGGCTTCGAGACGGCTCTGCTCATGGTCGGGTATGCCGAGAGTGTCGCGGGCGGTTTGTGGCCGCTGGTGGGTCTGCTGCTTGGCGTACTGGCCGCCGTCGTGCTGACGGTGCTGATCTATCAGGGCGCCGTCCGCCTCAACTTCAGGGTGTTCTTCACCTACACCGGCATCTTCCTGATCTTCGTCGCCGCGGGCATCCTGACCTACGGTGTCGGCGCTCTGCAGACCGTCGGCTGGCTCCCCGGGTTCAACGCGGTCGCCTTCGACGTCTCGGCCGGTTACGACGCGTCGTCCTGGTACGGCACGATCCTCGGCGGCATCTTCAACTTCCGGCCCGATCCCACAGCGCTACAGGTGATCGTGTGGATCGTCTACGTCGCCGTCGTGCTGACCCTGTTCCTGCGCCGACAGGCGAGCGGGCGCCGTGCCCGGCCGCACACCGACCCGGCCGACGCCGAGACCGCCTCCCCCGCTGTGACAACCAACCCTGCGCAGAGCCCGGCATCCGCCGAGACCGCAACCGAGAGGAACCCCCAGTGA
- a CDS encoding sulfatase family protein — MVSTRDSVFGRDNVLLVHWHDLGRHLGSYGADGVESPVLDELAADGIRFTDAHATAPLCSPARGSLFTGRYPHRNGLVGLAHHGFEYFADVQTLPSLLAGAGYRSALFGMQHESADPARLGFDSVDVSDSRCDYVVERSQDWLRRHGADDQPFFLTAGFFETHRPYPADEYKPADTSTIAVPGFLPDTADVRDDLAGLHGSITKADAAVGRLLDTVAELGLQVSTWIVFVTDHGLAFPRAKSTLYAEGTGVALIMRPPTRRGIAPRVYDDLFSGVDLTPTLLELLDVDIPDSVDGDSHAPALVEHLEAAVRAEVFTEKTYHDAFDPIRAVRTKDFSYMENYAARPALLLPLDIADSPSARALDQQEIQRDRPRVELYDLRSDPYERNNVADDPSHAQVRTALAERLARWRTETDDELPDEDTGTAIAQRFMAAFHAKAAQVEPEEEALPSRRPKGARRELAGEITSGTD; from the coding sequence ATGGTCTCCACCCGCGACTCCGTTTTCGGCAGGGACAACGTCCTCTTGGTGCACTGGCACGACCTCGGACGGCATCTGGGAAGTTACGGCGCCGACGGCGTCGAGAGCCCGGTTCTCGACGAGCTCGCCGCCGACGGAATCCGTTTCACCGACGCACACGCGACCGCGCCACTGTGCTCGCCCGCGCGCGGTTCGCTCTTCACGGGCCGATACCCGCATCGCAACGGGCTCGTCGGACTCGCTCATCACGGGTTCGAGTACTTCGCCGACGTGCAGACACTGCCGTCGCTGCTCGCCGGGGCGGGTTACCGGTCGGCGCTGTTCGGCATGCAGCACGAGAGTGCCGATCCCGCCCGCCTCGGCTTCGACTCGGTCGACGTGTCGGACTCGCGATGCGACTACGTCGTGGAGCGATCCCAGGACTGGCTGCGCCGGCACGGTGCCGACGACCAGCCCTTCTTCCTGACCGCCGGGTTCTTCGAGACGCACCGGCCCTATCCGGCCGACGAGTACAAGCCCGCCGACACCAGCACCATCGCCGTCCCGGGTTTCCTGCCCGACACCGCCGACGTCCGCGACGATCTCGCCGGGCTGCACGGCTCGATCACCAAGGCCGACGCCGCGGTGGGCCGGCTGCTCGACACCGTCGCCGAACTCGGTCTGCAGGTGAGCACGTGGATCGTGTTCGTCACCGATCACGGCCTCGCGTTCCCCCGCGCGAAATCGACCCTGTACGCGGAGGGGACCGGAGTCGCGCTGATCATGCGCCCACCGACCCGGCGCGGTATCGCGCCGAGGGTCTACGACGACCTGTTCTCCGGCGTGGACCTGACACCGACGCTGCTGGAGTTGCTCGACGTCGACATCCCGGACTCGGTCGACGGTGATTCGCACGCGCCGGCACTCGTCGAGCACCTCGAGGCGGCGGTGCGTGCCGAGGTGTTCACCGAGAAGACCTACCACGATGCCTTCGACCCGATCCGGGCCGTGCGGACCAAGGATTTCAGCTACATGGAGAACTACGCCGCCCGGCCGGCGCTGCTCCTGCCCCTCGACATCGCCGACAGCCCGTCCGCGCGAGCTCTGGATCAGCAAGAGATACAACGGGATCGGCCGCGCGTCGAACTCTACGACCTGCGTTCCGACCCGTATGAGCGCAACAATGTCGCCGACGACCCGTCCCATGCGCAGGTGCGCACCGCCCTTGCCGAGCGGTTGGCGCGATGGCGCACCGAGACCGATGACGAGCTGCCCGACGAGGACACCGGGACGGCCATCGCGCAGCGCTTCATGGCGGCCTTCCACGCCAAGGCGGCGCAGGTGGAACCGGAGGAGGAGGCGTTGCCGTCCCGCCGGCCCAAGGGCGCCCGTCGCGAGCTCGCCGGGGAGATCACCTCGGGCACCGACTGA
- the stf0 gene encoding trehalose 2-sulfotransferase, producing the protein MSATSSSGPSDYLVCASQRSGSTLLVESLAATGVAGRPEEFFQYFAASSRSPQPREWFAGVGDPTILRLLDPSEPGVVDRRDADTWRADVLDAGRTDNGVWGGKLMWNQTPLLIGRSRIGSGSLRTAVRWLFDGADPLFVHVYRNDVVPQAVSMWRAVQTQVWRNDGSDDDTENDSAIYHAGGIAHLAGILRDQERQWRNWFDAERIEPLDIEFRDLVDDPTKATARVLEKIGQDPALAPPPPLKPQSDSRSKDWAQRYREDAERHGYPL; encoded by the coding sequence ATGTCAGCAACGTCCTCGTCGGGACCGTCGGATTACCTGGTGTGCGCGAGTCAGCGCAGCGGCAGCACGCTGCTCGTGGAATCGCTCGCGGCCACCGGCGTCGCCGGCCGGCCGGAGGAGTTCTTCCAGTACTTCGCGGCATCGTCGCGGTCCCCGCAGCCGCGCGAATGGTTCGCCGGTGTCGGCGACCCGACCATCCTCCGACTGCTCGACCCGTCCGAGCCGGGCGTCGTGGACCGGCGGGACGCGGACACCTGGCGTGCCGACGTCCTCGACGCGGGCCGCACCGACAACGGTGTCTGGGGCGGCAAGCTGATGTGGAACCAGACGCCGCTGCTCATCGGGCGCAGCCGCATCGGGTCGGGTTCGCTGCGCACCGCCGTCCGGTGGTTGTTCGACGGCGCCGATCCGCTGTTCGTCCACGTTTACCGGAACGACGTTGTCCCGCAGGCTGTCTCGATGTGGCGGGCGGTGCAGACCCAGGTGTGGCGCAACGACGGCTCCGACGACGACACCGAGAACGACTCCGCGATCTATCACGCCGGGGGTATCGCGCACCTCGCCGGAATCCTGCGCGATCAGGAACGGCAGTGGCGCAACTGGTTCGACGCCGAGCGGATCGAACCCCTCGACATCGAATTCCGTGACCTCGTCGACGATCCCACCAAAGCCACCGCCCGCGTCCTCGAGAAGATCGGCCAGGACCCGGCCCTGGCGCCGCCGCCGCCACTGAAACCGCAGTCCGATTCTCGGTCCAAGGACTGGGCACAGCGCTACCGAGAAGATGCCGAACGACACGGATATCCACTGTGA